A window from Corynebacterium accolens encodes these proteins:
- a CDS encoding methylenetetrahydrofolate reductase, whose translation MSPRFSASAPLDSMSEEELMVPERLALSFEVIPPRHDADEAKIDRLLETLESYHPDYIAVTSSKRSGWLEGTTAFIERISRTTSMRPLAHLACTAGSRTELIGWINRLVDAGVRGLLALRGDLPEEGLPEHYPQHADELISLIRQLERQQAARFAAGRLAVGVACYPSGHVESKNEDEDFDVLLKKQRLGADFAITQLFFDSQDYLRFTKKAQLAGVHIPLIPGIMPMTSLRRVERMGELSGLAVPERVRSALAAATTPEEEYETGMELTAELARDIVAGGASGLHIYTHNNPDNTHDLLTRIGVDNDQR comes from the coding sequence ATGAGCCCGCGATTTTCGGCGTCAGCACCATTGGATTCCATGAGTGAAGAAGAGCTAATGGTACCGGAGCGTTTGGCGCTATCTTTCGAGGTAATTCCGCCGCGCCATGACGCCGATGAAGCCAAAATCGACCGTTTGCTGGAAACCTTGGAAAGCTACCACCCGGATTATATTGCGGTGACAAGTTCCAAACGGTCCGGTTGGCTCGAAGGGACGACGGCCTTTATCGAGCGGATTTCGCGCACCACCTCGATGCGTCCGCTTGCGCACCTGGCCTGCACGGCTGGTTCGCGCACGGAACTTATCGGCTGGATTAACCGCTTGGTCGATGCCGGTGTCCGCGGCCTGCTGGCCCTGCGCGGGGACCTGCCAGAGGAAGGCTTGCCGGAGCACTATCCGCAGCATGCCGATGAATTGATAAGCCTCATCCGGCAACTAGAAAGGCAGCAAGCCGCGCGATTCGCCGCTGGCCGCCTGGCCGTCGGAGTCGCGTGCTATCCCAGCGGGCACGTTGAATCTAAAAACGAAGATGAAGATTTTGACGTCTTGCTCAAAAAGCAGCGCCTCGGCGCGGACTTCGCCATTACCCAGCTATTCTTCGACTCCCAGGATTACCTGCGCTTTACCAAAAAGGCCCAACTGGCCGGGGTGCATATTCCCCTTATTCCGGGAATCATGCCCATGACCAGCCTGCGCCGGGTGGAGCGAATGGGAGAGCTGTCCGGGCTCGCCGTGCCCGAAAGGGTGCGGTCGGCGCTCGCGGCAGCGACAACCCCAGAAGAAGAATACGAAACCGGCATGGAACTGACCGCCGAACTAGCCCGCGACATCGTGGCTGGCGGGGCGAGCGGGCTCCATATATATACCCACAACAACCCCGACAATACTCACGACCTACTAACCCGAATCGGAGTAGACAATGACCAACGCTAA
- the nagB gene encoding glucosamine-6-phosphate deaminase: MDILIRSTPAEVAIAAADIFVRYANAGATLGLATGSTPVAMYQELTARYERQEVSFARSRAFLLDEYVGLARSHEQSYYSTIRRVFTSHVDFIDELVQSPEGDAADSDRAAAAYDQAIRHAGGIDIQLLGIGGNGHIGFNEPSSSLQSRTRLETLHPRTVQDNARFFENTDSVPRYALTQGLGTISEARHLLLLATGTEKSSAVRDMVEGPLSAHCPASVLQLHQRATVILDEDAASQLEDHEYYRFVDEHRPH; the protein is encoded by the coding sequence ATGGATATCCTCATTCGTTCCACACCAGCAGAGGTGGCTATTGCCGCCGCCGATATCTTCGTCCGCTATGCCAACGCCGGGGCCACCTTGGGGCTGGCCACGGGTTCTACTCCGGTAGCGATGTATCAAGAACTCACCGCCCGCTACGAGCGCCAGGAGGTGAGTTTCGCTCGCAGCCGCGCCTTCCTCCTCGATGAATACGTGGGGCTGGCTCGCTCCCATGAGCAGTCGTATTACTCCACCATCCGCCGCGTATTTACCAGCCACGTCGACTTCATCGATGAGTTAGTGCAGAGCCCCGAGGGCGATGCCGCGGACTCGGACCGCGCCGCAGCCGCCTATGACCAGGCCATTCGCCATGCTGGCGGCATCGATATCCAGCTGCTTGGCATCGGTGGCAATGGGCACATCGGCTTTAATGAGCCCTCCAGCTCCTTGCAATCGCGCACGCGCCTGGAAACGCTGCACCCGCGGACGGTGCAGGATAATGCCCGCTTCTTCGAGAACACGGACAGTGTTCCTCGCTATGCGCTAACCCAGGGGCTCGGCACCATCAGCGAAGCCCGCCACCTATTGCTGCTGGCCACTGGGACTGAAAAATCCAGCGCGGTCCGCGACATGGTGGAGGGCCCGCTGTCCGCGCACTGCCCGGCCTCGGTCCTCCAGCTACACCAGCGGGCCACGGTGATTCTCGATGAAGACGCGGCTTCCCAGCTGGAAGATCACGAGTACTACCGCTTTGTGGATGAGCACCGCCCGCACTAA
- a CDS encoding rhomboid family intramembrane serine protease, with the protein MVKNYLRTAPVTSAIAAICIIAWSITAVQARTLGETFFLSTLSQDWALWGPQYADAPLTVLSSEFMHLDGGHLAVNMVMLLLIGREVERALDTGLYIAAYLVSCLGASAMVLWFDFGTPTVGASGAIFALMGMLVGVFRQRGMDLRAPIVLVLVNVGYTFVAEGVSLWGHLGGLCTGIILSLFLFHRNNSVRWAGVALTAAVIIVLLALRAGVWG; encoded by the coding sequence ATGGTGAAAAATTATTTGCGAACCGCCCCCGTTACCTCGGCCATCGCCGCGATCTGCATCATCGCGTGGTCAATTACCGCGGTACAAGCTCGAACTTTGGGCGAGACCTTCTTTCTCTCCACGCTGAGCCAAGACTGGGCCCTGTGGGGACCGCAGTACGCCGATGCGCCACTTACGGTGCTGTCTTCGGAATTCATGCACTTGGACGGCGGGCACCTCGCGGTCAATATGGTGATGCTCCTGCTCATTGGTAGGGAAGTAGAGCGCGCCCTCGATACCGGGTTATACATTGCCGCGTATCTGGTTTCTTGTCTGGGCGCTTCCGCCATGGTGCTGTGGTTCGATTTTGGCACGCCCACGGTAGGTGCCTCCGGGGCGATCTTTGCGCTGATGGGCATGCTGGTGGGCGTCTTCCGGCAACGCGGGATGGATCTGCGCGCGCCCATCGTCCTCGTATTGGTCAATGTGGGCTATACCTTCGTCGCAGAGGGGGTCTCCCTGTGGGGGCATCTTGGTGGCTTGTGCACCGGCATCATCTTGAGCTTGTTCCTCTTCCATCGAAACAATTCTGTGCGCTGGGCGGGTGTCGCTCTCACCGCTGCGGTCATCATTGTGTTATTAGCCCTGCGAGCTGGGGTTTGGGGATAA
- the metE gene encoding 5-methyltetrahydropteroyltriglutamate--homocysteine S-methyltransferase, whose amino-acid sequence MTNANFPKATIEGYPRIGANRELKRALESYWAGRIDAETFESAAHSLRLDTYNRLRDLGLTEDYAIPADVAYYDQVLETALTVGAVAGETLDDEFTLARGNKDTAPLEMTKWFDTNYHYIVPEIADDHAFKAHPQRIIKLVEEAREAGHTVRPYLVGPVTLLALSKQAEGAAKAPLERLDDAVAAYQEVLAELHKAGVEWIQLAEPALVADLTNASDEDLAAYTKQAYSAILGAEERPKVYLTTPYGSARKGLDVIAELKPEAVQVDLSVGTLALDEGYLERVKNLNTHVVAGLVDGRNVWAANLRDLRSKYEDLAGSIDELSVSTSVSLQHVPHSVEAESKLPADVAPWFSFANEKVKEVVALVQGPEAAEEAYSVSDRAVRTRAESERINNAAVQERISQLPEGEVKREPAFDERKEAQKELGLSELPTTTIGSFPQTKEIRQARAAHRKGELSDADYKSALKDEVKSVIELQERLGLDVLVHGEPERNDMVQYFAELLDGFVTTENGWVQSYGSRCTRPPIVVGDISRPAAMTTEWSKFAQSLSEKHVKGMLTGPVTILAWSFVRDDVHQSVSADQLGVALADEVRDLEEAGIDIIQIDEPALRELLPLREQDRKAYLDWAVRSFRLVALEAKPTTQIHTHLCYSEFGQIIDAVAGLDADVTSIEAARSRMELLEDIDETFHSEIGPGIYDIHSPRVPSVEEMAELIRAALKNVPLDRLWVNPDCGLKTRGYEETETSLRNMVEARDVVRNAL is encoded by the coding sequence ATGACCAACGCTAATTTCCCCAAGGCGACAATTGAGGGCTATCCCCGCATTGGCGCCAACCGCGAGTTGAAGCGCGCGCTCGAGTCCTACTGGGCCGGCCGCATCGATGCGGAGACCTTCGAGTCCGCCGCACACTCGCTGCGCCTCGATACCTACAACCGCCTGCGCGACCTCGGCCTGACCGAGGATTACGCCATCCCGGCGGACGTCGCTTACTACGACCAGGTGCTCGAAACCGCACTGACCGTCGGTGCCGTTGCCGGTGAAACCCTAGATGATGAGTTCACCCTGGCCCGCGGTAATAAGGACACCGCGCCGCTGGAGATGACCAAGTGGTTCGACACCAACTACCACTACATCGTTCCGGAAATTGCCGATGACCACGCCTTTAAGGCGCACCCACAGCGCATTATCAAGCTGGTAGAAGAAGCCCGCGAAGCAGGCCACACCGTGCGCCCGTACCTCGTTGGCCCGGTTACCCTGTTGGCCCTGTCCAAGCAGGCCGAGGGTGCAGCCAAGGCCCCGCTCGAGCGCCTAGATGATGCCGTTGCCGCCTACCAGGAGGTCCTGGCGGAGCTGCACAAGGCTGGCGTGGAGTGGATCCAGTTGGCAGAGCCTGCCCTCGTGGCGGATCTGACCAACGCCAGCGATGAGGACTTGGCTGCATATACCAAGCAGGCATACTCCGCCATCCTGGGTGCAGAAGAGCGCCCAAAGGTCTACCTGACCACTCCGTACGGCTCTGCACGCAAGGGCCTCGATGTCATCGCAGAGCTCAAGCCAGAGGCCGTCCAGGTTGACCTTTCTGTTGGCACCCTGGCCCTGGATGAGGGCTACCTCGAGCGCGTGAAGAACCTGAACACCCACGTTGTTGCCGGCCTTGTCGATGGCCGCAATGTCTGGGCCGCCAACCTGCGCGACCTGCGCTCCAAGTACGAGGACCTGGCCGGCAGCATCGATGAGCTGTCCGTATCCACCTCCGTGTCCTTGCAGCACGTGCCGCACTCCGTCGAGGCAGAATCCAAGCTGCCTGCCGATGTCGCCCCATGGTTCTCCTTCGCCAATGAAAAGGTCAAGGAAGTCGTCGCCCTGGTACAAGGCCCAGAGGCAGCCGAAGAGGCTTACAGCGTCAGCGACCGCGCTGTTCGTACCCGCGCCGAGTCCGAGCGCATCAACAACGCCGCCGTGCAAGAGCGCATCTCCCAGCTGCCGGAAGGCGAGGTCAAGCGCGAGCCGGCCTTCGATGAGCGCAAGGAAGCACAGAAGGAGCTCGGCCTGTCTGAGCTGCCGACTACCACCATCGGTTCCTTCCCGCAGACCAAGGAAATCCGCCAGGCGCGTGCGGCGCACCGCAAGGGCGAGCTTTCTGATGCCGACTACAAATCCGCCCTCAAGGACGAGGTTAAGTCCGTCATCGAGCTGCAGGAGCGCCTCGGCCTGGACGTCTTGGTCCACGGCGAGCCAGAGCGCAATGACATGGTGCAGTACTTCGCGGAGCTGCTCGATGGCTTCGTCACCACCGAAAACGGCTGGGTACAGTCCTACGGTTCCCGCTGTACCCGTCCGCCGATCGTTGTGGGTGACATCTCCCGCCCGGCTGCTATGACCACCGAGTGGTCGAAGTTTGCACAGTCGCTTTCGGAAAAGCACGTCAAGGGCATGCTGACCGGCCCGGTCACCATCCTGGCGTGGTCCTTCGTCCGCGATGACGTGCACCAGTCCGTATCCGCGGACCAGCTGGGCGTGGCCTTGGCAGATGAGGTTCGCGACCTGGAGGAAGCCGGCATCGACATCATCCAGATCGATGAGCCAGCCCTGCGCGAGCTGCTGCCGCTGCGCGAGCAGGACCGCAAGGCCTACCTGGACTGGGCAGTGCGCTCCTTCCGCCTGGTAGCCCTCGAGGCCAAGCCCACCACCCAGATCCACACCCACCTGTGCTACTCGGAGTTCGGCCAGATCATCGACGCCGTCGCCGGCCTGGACGCAGACGTCACCTCCATTGAGGCTGCACGTTCCCGCATGGAGCTGCTGGAGGATATCGATGAGACCTTCCACTCTGAGATTGGACCTGGCATCTACGATATCCACTCCCCGCGCGTGCCTTCCGTGGAGGAAATGGCAGAGCTTATCCGCGCCGCACTCAAGAACGTGCCGCTGGACCGCCTGTGGGTTAACCCGGACTGCGGCCTGAAGACCCGCGGTTACGAGGAGACCGAAACCTCCCTGCGCAACATGGTGGAAGCCCGCGATGTGGTGCGCAACGCCCTCTAA
- a CDS encoding dihydroxyacetone kinase family protein gives MKHSAFRNSQESFLSDSLAGFIAQHPDATWHDAGFIGRSTPLRTADDKPAVAVISGGGSGHEPMHAGFIGQGMLAAACPGLLFTSPNAVQVSEATQWADQGRGVLHIVKNYTGDVMNFTVARNAAEAVDTRSVLVADDIATEGTGEGPGRRGTGATILVEKVAGAAAYRGDDLDKVTELAERTSDQSRSMSVALGSGFLPTTGRETFDLDDGHMEVGVGIHGEPGTHTEKVDNAHAIVATVLEKLSAALDISSGDEVVCLVNGLGGTTPLELSLVFGEASAQLAEKGITVVRSMVGNFVTAVNMHGVSITLLKADDELLELIDAPTQAPAWPHTLGGAKQVESARITFEDELPTEGEENQWLSDFVDRVQSSIEELTELDRKAGDGDFGTNMEAALESIKLPLRGADDEIFTGLAKRFLVLAGGTSGAVFGSFFNDMARAETLAEGLSSAAEFIQELGGAQRGDCTMLDALIPAAEKAQEIGAERPDEQTLQALYEAAREGVEETGKIAAKKGRASYLGDRSKGVIDPGALVVSWLFGGQALSAD, from the coding sequence ATGAAGCACTCAGCATTTCGCAATAGCCAAGAATCCTTCCTGTCTGATTCCCTGGCCGGGTTCATCGCCCAGCATCCCGATGCCACCTGGCACGATGCGGGCTTCATCGGGCGCAGCACCCCGCTGCGTACGGCAGATGATAAACCGGCGGTCGCGGTCATCTCCGGTGGCGGATCCGGCCACGAGCCCATGCACGCCGGCTTCATTGGGCAAGGCATGCTCGCCGCAGCCTGCCCGGGCCTGCTTTTTACCTCCCCGAATGCGGTCCAGGTCAGCGAAGCCACGCAGTGGGCCGACCAGGGCAGGGGAGTGCTGCACATTGTGAAGAACTACACCGGCGATGTCATGAACTTCACCGTGGCGCGCAACGCAGCAGAGGCCGTGGATACGCGTTCCGTCTTGGTTGCCGATGATATTGCTACCGAAGGCACCGGCGAGGGCCCCGGCCGGCGCGGTACCGGTGCCACGATCCTGGTGGAAAAGGTGGCCGGTGCCGCGGCGTATCGCGGCGATGACCTGGATAAGGTCACCGAGCTTGCGGAACGTACCTCCGATCAATCCCGCAGCATGTCCGTGGCACTGGGATCCGGCTTTTTGCCCACCACGGGGCGCGAGACCTTTGATTTGGACGACGGGCACATGGAAGTCGGCGTGGGCATCCACGGCGAGCCCGGCACGCACACGGAAAAGGTCGATAATGCCCATGCCATCGTCGCCACCGTGCTGGAAAAGCTGAGTGCTGCCCTCGACATCAGCAGCGGCGACGAGGTGGTGTGCCTGGTCAACGGTTTGGGCGGCACCACGCCTTTGGAACTGAGCCTGGTATTCGGCGAGGCGTCTGCACAGCTGGCGGAGAAAGGAATTACGGTAGTGCGCTCCATGGTGGGCAACTTCGTTACCGCGGTCAATATGCACGGCGTATCCATCACGTTGCTCAAGGCCGACGATGAGCTGCTTGAGCTTATCGATGCCCCAACCCAAGCCCCCGCCTGGCCCCATACCTTGGGCGGTGCCAAGCAGGTGGAATCGGCGCGGATTACCTTCGAGGATGAACTGCCTACCGAGGGCGAAGAGAACCAGTGGTTGAGTGACTTCGTTGACCGCGTGCAATCTTCTATCGAGGAGCTGACCGAGCTTGACCGCAAGGCCGGCGATGGGGACTTCGGTACCAATATGGAGGCGGCGCTTGAAAGCATTAAACTGCCGCTGCGCGGCGCGGATGATGAGATTTTCACCGGCCTGGCCAAGCGCTTCCTCGTCCTGGCGGGCGGAACCTCGGGCGCGGTCTTCGGCAGCTTCTTCAACGACATGGCCCGCGCGGAGACTTTAGCAGAAGGTTTGAGCAGCGCGGCGGAGTTTATTCAAGAACTGGGCGGCGCGCAGCGCGGTGATTGCACCATGCTCGATGCGCTCATTCCGGCCGCGGAGAAGGCGCAAGAAATCGGCGCAGAACGCCCAGACGAGCAAACGCTCCAGGCCCTGTACGAGGCCGCGCGCGAGGGCGTGGAAGAAACCGGAAAGATTGCCGCCAAGAAGGGGCGCGCGTCCTATCTGGGCGATCGCAGCAAGGGAGTCATCGATCCCGGTGCCCTCGTGGTTAGCTGGCTATTTGGGGGACAAGCCCTGTCGGCCGACTAG
- a CDS encoding N-acetylglucosamine-6-phosphate deacetylase has protein sequence MQTQTKGRVEGLYIDENVELRAGALNFGGRIEDISLGDVPAAHADWQAGDPNVLLWVPGFVDLHNHGGNGGSFPNGDYDQCRAAARFHRAHGTTTLIASMVSGTQAELCARAELLATLADEGDIAGIHMEGPFIAAAKCGAQDPSRIVPGDPDFFRAVIDAARGHLRSITFAPETQAAAEILEVCAEHDIIASLGHTEADYETTLRIMEQAKDLGVTVTGTHLFNAMPPIHHRAPGTVAALLTGSKAGDAGVELIADGVHLADGTVDMAYNRRSFAVTDAMAAAGMADGSYELGSLPVTVTDGVARVDSGAIAGGTSTLAQQFARFAARHGAEEAVRFTSTTAADVLGDKDVGRLAPGKRANLVGLNARFEPVRVIADGIDIAAATDTDLR, from the coding sequence ATGCAGACACAGACGAAGGGCCGCGTAGAAGGCCTGTACATCGACGAGAACGTCGAGCTGCGCGCTGGTGCGCTGAACTTTGGCGGGCGCATTGAAGACATCTCGCTTGGCGATGTCCCCGCAGCGCACGCGGACTGGCAAGCCGGTGACCCAAACGTTTTGCTGTGGGTTCCAGGTTTTGTGGACCTGCACAATCACGGCGGCAATGGTGGAAGCTTTCCCAATGGTGATTATGACCAGTGCCGCGCCGCCGCGCGCTTTCATCGCGCCCACGGCACCACCACGCTGATAGCCAGCATGGTTTCTGGGACGCAAGCGGAGCTGTGCGCGCGGGCGGAGTTGCTTGCCACGCTGGCAGATGAGGGGGATATCGCCGGCATCCATATGGAAGGCCCGTTTATCGCCGCGGCCAAATGTGGCGCGCAGGATCCATCGCGCATCGTGCCGGGAGACCCAGACTTTTTCCGCGCGGTGATCGACGCCGCCCGCGGCCACCTGCGGTCCATTACTTTCGCCCCAGAAACCCAGGCCGCTGCAGAGATCCTTGAGGTTTGTGCAGAACACGATATTATCGCCAGCTTGGGCCATACCGAAGCCGATTATGAGACCACGCTGCGGATCATGGAGCAGGCGAAAGACTTGGGCGTCACCGTGACCGGCACCCACCTTTTTAACGCCATGCCGCCCATCCACCACCGTGCACCCGGCACGGTGGCCGCGCTACTCACCGGCTCGAAAGCGGGCGATGCGGGGGTAGAGCTTATTGCCGATGGCGTGCATCTTGCCGATGGCACCGTGGATATGGCCTATAACCGCCGCTCCTTTGCGGTCACCGATGCGATGGCCGCTGCCGGCATGGCCGATGGCTCCTATGAGCTGGGCTCCCTGCCCGTTACCGTGACCGATGGCGTGGCGCGGGTGGACAGCGGCGCCATCGCCGGTGGAACCTCCACCTTGGCGCAGCAATTTGCGCGTTTTGCCGCGCGCCACGGCGCAGAGGAAGCGGTTCGGTTTACTTCCACCACGGCTGCGGACGTGTTGGGGGATAAGGACGTGGGCCGTTTGGCTCCCGGTAAGCGCGCCAACCTCGTGGGCCTGAATGCTCGATTCGAACCTGTGCGAGTCATCGCTGATGGTATCGACATCGCCGCCGCGACAGATACTGATTTACGTTAG
- a CDS encoding peptidylprolyl isomerase, producing MAGMTQKTATATMHTNYGDIVIDLFGNHAPVTVENFIGLAKGEKDYSTQNAKGEQSGPFYDGAIFHRIIDNFMIQGGDPTGTGRGGPGYQFQDEFHPELQFDRPFLLAMANAGPGTNGSQFFITVAPTPHLNNHHTIFGEVTDPASQEVVSKIGKVDTDRMDRPHEDVVIESIDIA from the coding sequence ATGGCTGGCATGACTCAGAAGACCGCAACTGCAACGATGCATACCAACTACGGCGATATTGTTATCGATCTCTTCGGTAACCACGCACCGGTAACCGTTGAAAACTTCATCGGTTTGGCCAAGGGCGAAAAGGACTACTCCACCCAGAACGCAAAGGGCGAGCAGTCCGGCCCGTTCTACGATGGCGCCATCTTCCACCGCATCATCGATAACTTCATGATTCAGGGCGGCGACCCCACCGGCACCGGCCGCGGTGGCCCGGGCTACCAGTTCCAGGACGAGTTCCACCCAGAGCTGCAGTTCGACCGCCCATTCCTGCTGGCCATGGCGAATGCCGGCCCAGGCACCAACGGCTCCCAGTTCTTCATCACCGTGGCGCCGACCCCGCACCTGAACAACCACCACACCATCTTCGGTGAGGTTACGGACCCGGCTTCGCAGGAAGTCGTTTCCAAGATTGGCAAGGTCGACACCGACCGCATGGACCGTCCGCACGAGGACGTTGTCATCGAGTCCATCGATATCGCCTAA
- a CDS encoding phytoene desaturase family protein yields MDKQPHAVIVGAGPNGLTAAARLATAGWRVDVYERASKPGGAAASSTEIFPGTIVDLGAAGHPFGIASPAFRALDLESHGLRWRHARYPMAHPLEGAPAGXLHXXLEEXAXGXGXDAXXXTRLHGHVVRNIDAHVNNALTPLVRWPEHAVRLVQFGAPGVLPASALARAAFTSPQARALFAGSAVHAITSPTRAFTSAFGLLFGALGMTRGWPVVEGGTQALADALVSLLRSHKARIHTGADITDVRSLPRADALILNLTPRQILRLGGLDLPARTQRSLRRWRYGSAXYKVDFHLSEPVPWADPRVGQAGTVHVGGSVEEIGGAERDIGKRRMPENPLVMVCQQYVADPSRGLVLWTYAHVPHGYEERYPGEVTGLIARQIERFAPGFRDTILATRATSPADLERWNPNLLGGDIAGGAMTGLQTVLRPRLSAHPHRLAPGIFMASSSTAPGAGVHGMPGWWAAGDVATP; encoded by the coding sequence GTGGATAAACAACCGCACGCTGTGATCGTCGGCGCAGGGCCCAATGGGCTTACCGCTGCGGCCCGCCTCGCCACGGCCGGCTGGCGTGTGGATGTGTATGAGCGCGCCAGCAAGCCCGGTGGGGCGGCGGCATCGTCGACGGAGATCTTCCCGGGCACCATCGTCGATCTCGGCGCGGCCGGCCACCCCTTCGGCATCGCGAGCCCGGCCTTCCGCGCGCTGGATCTGGAATCGCACGGCCTGCGCTGGCGCCATGCGCGCTATCCCATGGCCCATCCACTAGAGGGCGCGCCGGCGGGCWTTCTTCACMCCYCCCTCGAGGAGMCCGCCGSGGGGCKCGGCMCCGATGCCSGGGSGKGGACCCGCCTGCACGGCCACGTGGTGCGCAATATCGACGCACACGTGAACAACGCGCTCACCCCGCTGGTGCGCTGGCCCGAGCACGCGGTCCGCTTGGTGCAATTTGGCGCGCCGGGCGTGCTCCCGGCGAGCGCGCTCGCGCGGGCGGCATTTACTTCCCCGCAGGCGCGTGCCTTATTCGCCGGTAGCGCGGTGCACGCCATTACCTCGCCTACCAGGGCTTTTACCTCCGCATTCGGCCTGCTCTTTGGCGCGCTCGGCATGACCCGCGGCTGGCCAGTGGTGGAAGGTGGTACGCAGGCGCTTGCCGATGCCCTCGTCTCCCTCCTCCGCTCTCACAAAGCCCGCATCCACACCGGCGCCGACATCACCGATGTGCGTAGCCTGCCCCGCGCCGATGCCCTGATCCTCAACCTCACCCCGCGCCAGATCCTTAGGCTGGGCGGGCTCGATCTTCCTGCCCGGACCCAGCGATCCCTGCGGCGGTGGCGCTATGGCAGCGCGGKGTACAAGGTCGACTTTCACTTAAGCGAACCCGTGCCGTGGGCCGATCCCCGCGTGGGCCAAGCGGGCACCGTCCACGTGGGCGGCAGCGTGGAGGAGATTGGTGGGGCAGAAAGGGATATCGGCAAGCGCCGCATGCCCGAAAATCCCCTGGTCATGGTGTGCCAACAGTACGTGGCCGACCCCTCGCGCGGGCTGGTGCTGTGGACCTATGCGCACGTGCCGCATGGCTATGAGGAGCGTTATCCGGGGGAGGTGACCGGCCTCATTGCGCGGCAGATCGAGCGTTTCGCACCCGGTTTTCGCGATACCATCCTGGCCACCCGCGCGACGAGCCCAGCTGACCTGGAGCGCTGGAATCCCAACCTGTTGGGTGGCGATATTGCCGGTGGCGCCATGACCGGGCTGCAGACCGTGCTGCGCCCGCGCCTCTCCGCGCACCCGCACCGGCTCGCGCCGGGAATATTCATGGCATCGAGTTCCACTGCGCCCGGGGCCGGGGTCCATGGCATGCCCGGATGGTGGGCCGCTGGGGATGTGGCTACCCCTTAA
- a CDS encoding GNAT family N-acetyltransferase: MEIRATQESDRTYIARLNFLTDTFGDERGELSSGFADDFSFYVENWEPNQGGFIAWEDLVPAGGVWLNWGTEDNHGYGFVEPAIPEFAIAVESRFAGQGIATALIDAAISLAQTLKAPGISLAVHPDNPRAQGLYERLGFEHVGVYAEHYIMVKRFL, encoded by the coding sequence ATGGAAATTCGCGCGACACAAGAATCTGATCGCACTTATATAGCTCGCCTCAACTTCCTGACCGATACCTTCGGCGATGAACGAGGCGAGCTTTCTTCCGGTTTTGCCGACGATTTTTCCTTCTACGTGGAAAATTGGGAGCCCAACCAGGGAGGTTTCATCGCTTGGGAGGACCTCGTGCCCGCCGGCGGTGTGTGGCTCAATTGGGGCACCGAGGACAATCACGGTTACGGGTTCGTGGAACCGGCCATCCCAGAATTTGCCATCGCGGTAGAAAGCCGCTTTGCGGGCCAGGGCATTGCCACCGCGCTTATCGATGCCGCCATTTCCCTCGCCCAGACCCTCAAAGCGCCCGGCATTTCCTTAGCCGTCCACCCCGATAATCCGCGTGCGCAGGGACTTTATGAACGCTTGGGATTCGAGCATGTAGGTGTGTACGCCGAGCATTACATCATGGTCAAGCGCTTTTTATAG